The Estrella lausannensis genome window below encodes:
- a CDS encoding biotin transporter BioY, with product MKSTIISLDKEREALNAEKSVWKKVLTIAAGSIFLAGMAQIAIPLPFNPVPVSMQTFGVMLLALTLGKKEALCAVLAYLMQATLGLPVLAGGAVQPLWAISPTAGYLIGFVAAVFVSSSLLEMKQNRSFLWTMTALFAGEAVIYILGATVLSFFVGFENAILLGVVPFVVGSVLKLIAAASLEKPIDFVKRFFI from the coding sequence ATGAAATCTACAATTATCAGTCTCGATAAAGAGAGAGAGGCCCTCAATGCCGAAAAGTCAGTTTGGAAGAAGGTACTCACGATCGCTGCGGGAAGCATTTTTCTAGCCGGTATGGCGCAGATCGCAATCCCTTTGCCCTTCAATCCTGTTCCTGTATCCATGCAGACTTTCGGAGTCATGTTGCTCGCCTTGACGCTGGGCAAAAAAGAAGCACTGTGTGCCGTTTTGGCTTACTTAATGCAAGCCACCCTAGGTTTGCCTGTACTCGCCGGAGGAGCTGTACAACCTCTATGGGCAATCTCTCCGACAGCCGGCTATTTAATCGGTTTCGTTGCGGCTGTCTTTGTCTCTTCATCCCTGCTCGAGATGAAGCAAAACAGAAGTTTTCTCTGGACGATGACTGCTCTTTTTGCAGGTGAAGCCGTGATTTATATTTTGGGCGCGACAGTTCTGTCCTTTTTCGTCGGTTTCGAAAATGCCATCTTGCTCGGGGTTGTTCCCTTTGTGGTTGGAAGCGTTCTTAAGCTGATCGCTGCAGCTTCACTCGAAAAACCGATTGATTTCGTAAAACGCTTTTTCATCTAA